The following proteins are co-located in the Haloplanus sp. HW8-1 genome:
- a CDS encoding glycosyltransferase yields MTRSVGVVIPAYHPDVDRLEAYVDALHEAVGPETIRVELDAAEPAVRERLDALPATINEATSRRGKGAAITAGFEALSTDVLAFADADGSTPAASIADVIRPVASGEADLAAGSRRHPDATVESHQTVARRHLGDGFAWLARRLLDVHLHDYQCGAKALTSDAWTRVRPHLHEPGFAWDIELVAVADAVGCRIVEVPVVWEDRPESTVSPVGTTLRLARGLVVARHRARLLRNDRLHVLLDRPRDSAPALVEREHR; encoded by the coding sequence ATGACCCGATCCGTCGGGGTGGTGATCCCCGCTTACCACCCGGACGTCGATCGCCTCGAAGCCTACGTCGACGCCCTCCACGAGGCGGTCGGTCCCGAGACGATCCGCGTCGAACTCGACGCCGCGGAGCCGGCGGTCCGCGAGCGACTCGACGCGCTTCCCGCTACGATCAACGAGGCGACGTCCCGCCGAGGCAAGGGCGCGGCGATCACCGCGGGGTTCGAGGCACTCTCGACGGACGTGTTGGCCTTCGCCGACGCCGACGGGAGTACTCCCGCCGCCTCCATCGCGGACGTGATCCGCCCGGTCGCGTCCGGAGAGGCCGACCTCGCGGCCGGGTCGCGCCGCCACCCCGACGCGACCGTCGAGTCCCACCAGACGGTCGCGCGCCGACATCTGGGCGATGGCTTCGCGTGGCTGGCCCGTCGGCTCCTCGATGTCCATCTCCACGACTACCAGTGTGGGGCGAAGGCGCTCACGAGCGACGCGTGGACGCGGGTCCGACCCCACCTCCACGAACCCGGCTTCGCGTGGGACATCGAACTGGTCGCCGTTGCCGACGCCGTCGGGTGTCGGATCGTCGAGGTGCCGGTCGTCTGGGAGGACCGCCCCGAGTCGACAGTCTCGCCCGTCGGGACGACGCTTCGCCTCGCTCGGGGGCTGGTCGTCGCGCGGCACCGCGCGCGCCTCCTCCGGAACGACCGCCTGCACGTACTGCTCGACCGGCCGCGGGATTCGGCGCCGGCGCTCGTCGAACGGGAACACCGATGA
- a CDS encoding GtrA family protein — protein MTGGLGKLEELYSGIRFGQFVSVGAVGATAETIVVAILTAGYGVLPQIAKAVGAEVSITLMFLINDRWTFSEAGAAGWIPRGRRYLKSHLVRAGGLLVGFAVLTALTAWTDLTLVIAGADLWPTVANAIGIGCGMLLNYLTEGLLTWRVGAD, from the coding sequence ATGACCGGCGGCCTGGGGAAGCTAGAGGAACTGTACTCGGGGATCCGATTCGGCCAGTTCGTCTCCGTCGGGGCGGTCGGCGCCACCGCCGAGACGATCGTCGTCGCGATCCTGACGGCGGGTTACGGCGTCCTCCCACAGATCGCCAAGGCCGTCGGCGCCGAGGTGTCGATCACCCTCATGTTTTTGATCAACGACCGGTGGACGTTCTCGGAGGCGGGCGCCGCCGGATGGATCCCCCGTGGCCGGCGCTACCTGAAGTCACATCTGGTCCGCGCGGGCGGCCTGCTCGTCGGATTCGCCGTCCTGACGGCGCTGACCGCCTGGACCGATCTGACCCTCGTGATCGCCGGTGCCGACCTCTGGCCGACGGTGGCAAACGCCATCGGCATCGGCTGTGGGATGCTCCTCAACTACCTCACCGAAGGGCTGTTGACCTGGCGTGTCGGCGCCGACTGA
- a CDS encoding helix-turn-helix domain-containing protein — protein sequence MAKYSTGSGGGGDDGDACELCGHETSSLERANVAGANLLVCSDCAPHGEPSGGGRSGSGSGSDSGSRTDADEPNRRKRAAQNTARIYDASRGNTKRWEEEGTDYESDRLPYLISGYGERVETARQEAGLTVAELAVDLDADEDDLLAVEQGRATRAGVGGSLVRAVEERLNVDLVEE from the coding sequence ATGGCCAAATACTCCACGGGCTCCGGCGGAGGCGGCGACGACGGCGACGCCTGCGAACTCTGCGGGCACGAGACGTCGTCGCTCGAACGCGCGAACGTCGCCGGGGCGAACCTCCTGGTCTGTTCGGACTGTGCGCCACACGGCGAACCGAGCGGCGGCGGCCGCTCCGGTTCGGGGTCCGGGTCGGACTCCGGATCACGCACCGACGCCGACGAACCCAACCGCCGGAAGCGCGCCGCCCAGAACACCGCCCGCATCTACGACGCCTCCCGCGGCAACACCAAACGCTGGGAGGAGGAGGGTACCGACTACGAGTCCGACCGCTTACCCTACCTCATCTCGGGCTATGGGGAGCGTGTCGAGACGGCCCGGCAGGAGGCCGGCCTCACCGTCGCGGAACTGGCGGTCGACCTCGACGCAGACGAGGACGACCTCCTCGCGGTCGAACAGGGGCGGGCGACGCGTGCCGGCGTCGGCGGTTCCCTCGTCCGCGCCGTCGAGGAACGCCTCAACGTCGACCTCGTCGAGGAGTAG
- a CDS encoding alanyl-tRNA editing protein, with product MQTRAPTDPDVREFEATVRGVDGRDVTLDRTYFYAESGGQPADRGTLAGIPVADVQTDGDAVVHTLAEDADLDPGEAVVGVIDDEFRTYCTRAHTASHLLYGAGRRLLDDLGYGGFDIDAEKVRVDLATSTDVDDAVLVELERLTNRAVWDSRPVSWDRVPVNEAHARDDVAFNTKTEEGVMADADTVRLVDVEGWDVAACGGTHVTNTREIGAIEVLERSNPGEGLTRVKFAVGPAAIDRRARVRGTAMDAARELGTSVAELDDAVRALVADRDALEDEVREYKTDVLDARLSSLPTVDRGGVVWRVGTVAGFDPNEVGEAAKDCVGDGTDVIAAVGDAEPPYVVVATTGEVDAGEVVGEVTAAFGGGGGGGPTFAQGGGLDADPEAVVESLRG from the coding sequence ATGCAGACGCGCGCCCCTACGGACCCCGACGTACGGGAGTTCGAGGCGACGGTTCGCGGCGTCGACGGCCGCGACGTGACCCTCGATCGGACGTACTTCTACGCCGAGAGCGGCGGCCAACCCGCCGACCGCGGCACGCTTGCCGGGATTCCCGTGGCCGACGTACAGACCGACGGCGACGCCGTGGTCCACACGCTGGCCGAGGACGCCGACCTCGATCCGGGCGAGGCGGTGGTCGGCGTGATCGACGACGAGTTCCGCACGTACTGCACCCGCGCCCACACCGCGAGCCACCTGCTCTACGGCGCGGGTCGACGCCTCCTCGACGACCTCGGCTACGGCGGCTTCGACATCGACGCCGAGAAGGTCCGCGTCGACCTCGCCACCTCGACGGACGTCGACGACGCGGTGCTGGTGGAACTCGAACGCCTCACCAACCGCGCGGTCTGGGACTCACGACCCGTCTCCTGGGACCGGGTCCCGGTCAACGAGGCACACGCCCGCGACGACGTGGCGTTCAACACGAAGACCGAGGAGGGTGTGATGGCCGACGCCGACACGGTCCGCCTCGTCGACGTCGAGGGGTGGGACGTGGCGGCCTGTGGCGGGACCCACGTCACGAACACCCGCGAAATCGGGGCGATCGAGGTGCTGGAGCGGTCGAACCCCGGCGAGGGCCTGACCCGCGTCAAGTTCGCGGTTGGGCCGGCGGCCATCGACCGCCGGGCCCGGGTGCGGGGCACCGCCATGGACGCCGCACGCGAACTCGGAACGAGCGTCGCGGAGCTAGACGACGCGGTCCGGGCGCTGGTGGCCGACCGTGACGCCCTCGAAGACGAGGTCCGCGAGTACAAGACCGACGTGCTCGATGCGCGCCTGTCGTCGCTGCCGACGGTCGACCGCGGTGGCGTCGTCTGGCGGGTGGGGACCGTCGCCGGCTTCGATCCGAACGAGGTCGGCGAGGCTGCCAAGGACTGCGTCGGCGACGGGACGGACGTGATCGCCGCGGTCGGCGACGCCGAGCCGCCGTACGTCGTAGTCGCGACGACCGGCGAGGTGGACGCCGGCGAGGTGGTCGGGGAGGTCACCGCGGCGTTCGGCGGCGGTGGCGGGGGCGGCCCGACCTTCGCACAGGGCGGGGGCCTCGATGCCGACCCCGAGGCAGTCGTCGAGTCACTGCGCGGGTAG
- a CDS encoding DUF2298 domain-containing protein, with protein MEYGLVLRWLVLYGVLGALGRPIAARLFATLPGRGIGIGLPTALVVFGTAVYWVGHLTFGPLAVAAGAVALLALALLTAFDRDALADRRLELADGVRPGRPAAEAAVVFVVAFAFLIAVRAVDPAVYPLGGEKFLDFGLLQSLDRATRLPPEDMWFAGDPVAYYYGGHLLTAALADLTGTAPRYAYNLSLAGFYATLVTAAYGLAGAIARDRAGSWRLAGLSAAFFVGIASNLVTVSRLVVSTLPASLRRTVAGVVASRTRYSADSVLSGVDTFSYWTASRVIPGTINEFPLFAWLNGDLHAHMMGTPFLLLGAALAFALYRTPAADVGRRRRLAFLAVPILAGFQAVVDTWSFPSVFGLCFLALALGPAEPWAVLSTRVARWRGGRDPGALTAELEHLAGALAVTAVAGLLGALLASPFLLGAAGGREIAILSAAERSSLPALLLVHGGFVAVFLAYLLDRLSVDRVLAPLVGLGALGVLALTANLAVALVVGPLLIFGWAACRTDRPVGFETALIVAGAGLVAIVELVYVRELAGPLRMNTVFKTYAQVWVLWGVAAGVALPAFVRWPGGVSVPGSRTRWLRAGLAVAVVLATVPYAGLALSAHFEGPTDPSLDATRFVERDHPDEAPAIAYVDGLSGQPTLLSAPATSRYPGPERDPPAPPGMYSWDASPAASLTGVPTVAGWHHEVGYRGREPYLRRVRAVDAAYTGSPERTVAVIERYGVDYVWVGPAERARYGSVDFAGVSGLTPVFENEAVTIYRVDDPRVAQ; from the coding sequence ATGGAGTACGGGCTCGTCCTCCGCTGGCTGGTCCTCTACGGCGTCCTCGGCGCGCTGGGCCGCCCGATCGCCGCGCGTCTGTTCGCGACACTCCCCGGCCGCGGCATCGGGATCGGCCTTCCCACGGCACTCGTCGTCTTCGGCACCGCCGTCTACTGGGTCGGTCACCTCACTTTCGGCCCCCTCGCCGTCGCCGCGGGGGCCGTCGCCCTCCTCGCTCTCGCCCTCCTCACCGCATTCGATCGGGATGCGCTCGCCGACCGCCGACTCGAACTCGCCGACGGCGTCCGTCCCGGCCGCCCCGCCGCCGAAGCGGCCGTCGTCTTCGTCGTCGCCTTCGCCTTCCTGATCGCCGTCCGCGCCGTCGATCCGGCGGTGTACCCGCTCGGCGGCGAGAAGTTCCTCGATTTCGGCCTGTTACAGTCGCTCGACCGGGCGACCCGCCTCCCGCCCGAGGACATGTGGTTCGCGGGCGACCCCGTCGCCTACTACTACGGCGGCCACCTCCTGACTGCGGCGCTGGCGGATCTCACGGGCACCGCGCCGCGCTACGCCTACAACCTCTCGCTCGCGGGGTTCTACGCCACCCTCGTGACCGCCGCCTACGGTCTCGCCGGCGCCATCGCGCGTGATCGCGCCGGGTCGTGGCGTCTCGCGGGGCTCTCGGCCGCCTTCTTCGTCGGCATCGCGAGCAACCTCGTCACCGTTTCCCGACTCGTCGTCTCGACGCTTCCCGCCTCACTTCGGCGGACCGTCGCCGGCGTCGTCGCATCCCGGACGCGGTATTCGGCCGACAGCGTGCTCTCCGGGGTCGACACCTTCTCCTACTGGACCGCGAGCCGCGTCATCCCGGGGACGATCAACGAGTTCCCCCTCTTCGCGTGGCTGAACGGCGACCTCCACGCCCACATGATGGGCACGCCCTTCCTCCTACTGGGCGCGGCGCTCGCCTTCGCACTCTACCGGACGCCGGCGGCCGACGTGGGCCGGCGTCGCCGCCTCGCGTTCCTCGCCGTGCCGATCCTCGCGGGCTTTCAGGCCGTCGTCGACACCTGGAGTTTCCCCTCGGTTTTCGGCCTGTGCTTTCTCGCGCTTGCGCTCGGCCCCGCGGAGCCGTGGGCCGTGCTCTCGACGCGCGTGGCCCGGTGGCGGGGGGGCCGCGATCCGGGGGCGCTGACGGCCGAACTCGAACACCTCGCCGGCGCGCTGGCCGTCACCGCCGTCGCCGGACTCCTCGGGGCCCTCCTCGCGTCGCCGTTCCTGCTCGGGGCGGCCGGCGGCCGCGAAATTGCGATCCTGTCGGCCGCCGAGCGGTCGAGCCTCCCGGCGCTACTCTTGGTCCACGGCGGGTTCGTCGCCGTCTTTCTCGCCTACCTGCTCGATCGGCTGTCGGTCGACCGGGTGCTCGCACCGCTCGTCGGCCTCGGCGCCCTCGGCGTTCTGGCCCTGACGGCCAACCTCGCCGTCGCCCTCGTCGTCGGGCCACTCCTGATCTTCGGCTGGGCCGCCTGCCGCACCGACCGCCCGGTCGGCTTCGAGACGGCGTTGATCGTCGCCGGCGCAGGGCTGGTCGCCATCGTCGAACTCGTCTACGTTCGCGAACTCGCCGGACCGTTGCGGATGAACACGGTGTTCAAGACCTACGCGCAGGTGTGGGTGCTCTGGGGCGTCGCCGCCGGCGTCGCCCTCCCGGCGTTCGTCCGGTGGCCCGGCGGCGTCTCGGTGCCCGGATCGCGTACCCGCTGGTTGCGTGCCGGCCTCGCGGTCGCCGTCGTCCTCGCGACGGTGCCCTACGCGGGGCTGGCGCTGTCGGCACACTTCGAAGGGCCGACCGATCCGAGCCTCGACGCCACCCGGTTCGTCGAGCGCGACCATCCCGACGAGGCCCCGGCCATCGCCTACGTCGACGGGCTGTCCGGCCAGCCGACGCTGCTCTCCGCGCCGGCGACGAGCCGGTATCCCGGCCCGGAACGCGACCCCCCCGCGCCGCCGGGGATGTACAGTTGGGATGCGAGTCCGGCGGCCAGCCTCACCGGCGTGCCGACCGTCGCCGGCTGGCACCACGAGGTCGGCTACCGCGGCCGGGAGCCCTACCTCCGGCGGGTCCGTGCCGTCGACGCCGCCTACACCGGGTCGCCCGAACGGACCGTCGCCGTGATCGAACGCTACGGCGTGGACTACGTGTGGGTCGGGCCGGCCGAACGGGCGCGCTACGGATCGGTCGACTTCGCGGGCGTCTCCGGACTGACGCCCGTCTTCGAGAACGAGGCGGTGACGATCTACCGGGTCGACGATCCGCGAGTCGCTCAGTAG
- a CDS encoding HAH_0734 family protein yields the protein MQQLIVRGDPGIRKDAVIDYDGEEQVCFSIQRQGDYHGPDEVQLWCTIGTPDEREAFEKRQYVPHWLDVDSIDADALDVVSSLGRQ from the coding sequence ATGCAACAGCTCATCGTCAGGGGCGACCCCGGCATCCGCAAGGACGCCGTCATCGACTACGACGGCGAGGAGCAGGTCTGTTTCTCGATCCAGCGCCAGGGCGACTACCACGGCCCCGACGAGGTGCAACTCTGGTGTACCATCGGCACACCCGACGAGCGGGAGGCCTTCGAGAAGCGCCAGTACGTCCCCCACTGGCTCGACGTGGATTCGATCGATGCCGACGCGCTCGACGTGGTGTCGTCGCTCGGCCGGCAGTAG